A window of Variovorax paradoxus genomic DNA:
TGGTGGTGCGCTCCTTCGGCTGGATCGCGCTGCTCGCCAACCGGGGCCTGGTGAACAACCTGCTGATCGACATCGGCCTGATCGAGCGGCCGATCAAGATGATGTTCAACCTGTTCGGCCTGCTGGTGGGCATGTCGCACATCTTCCTGCCGTTCATGGTGCTGATGCTCGTGCCGGCCATCCAGGCGATCTCGAAGGACGTGCAGGCCGCCGCGTACACGCTGGCCGCGAGCCGGCTGCGGGTGTTCTGGTCGATCACGCTGCCCATGAGCGCGCCGGGCATCCTGTCGGGCTCGATCCTCGTCTTCGTGCTGACCATCAGCGCGCTGGTCACGCCGCGCATGCTGGGCGGCCCCACCTACAAGGTGATGGCCACGCTGATCTACGACGACTTCCTGCAGACGCTCGACTGGCCCGCCGGCGCGGCCATGTCGTTCGCGCTCACCGCGCTCACGCTGGCGGTCATCGGCCTGTCGAGCCGCGTGCTCAAGCGCTGGGGAGGCAACGCATGAACGCCGACGGAAAGAAGACGCCCGTGCTCGCGGCCACGGCCATCGCGGTGGTGGTGTTCCTGCAGATTCCGGTGCTGGTGGTGGTGCTCGCGGCATTCAGCAAGACGGCCTACCTCACCATACCGCCCAAGGGCCTGACCTTTCACTGGTTCGAGGTGGTGCTGCGCGACCCCGAGTACCTGGGCGCCGCATGGACCAGCCTGTGGCTGGCCGCCGCATCCACCGCCGCGGCGCTGGTGCTGGGCCTGATCGCGGCCTACGCCATTCACCGCCGCATGGTGCCGGGCGCCGCGGCGCTCACCTCGCTCTTCATGGCGCCGCTGATCCTGCCTTCGGTGGTGCTGGGCGTCGCGCTGCTGCAGTACTACACGATGACCGGCCTGCGCGGCAACTCGCTGGGCCTGTGGCTCGCTCACGTGGTCATCACCGTGCCCTACGTAGTGCGGGCCAGCCTGGGCAGCCTCTCGTCGGTCGACGAATCGCTGGAAGACGCGGCGCGGGTGCTCGGCGCGGACGGTTTCACCAGCTTTCGCCTCGTCACGCTGCCGCTGGTGAAGCCGGGCCTGGTGGCCGGCGGCCTCTTCGCCTTCATCACCTCGCTGGACAACGTGCCGGTGTCGGTGTTCCTTCTCTCCGCAAGCCAGACGACGCTGCCCGTGAAGATCTTCACCTCGGTCGAGCAAGGCGTGGACCCCAGCGTGGCCGCGGTCTCCACCCTGCTCATCGTGACCACCGGCATCGTGCTGCTGCTGGCGGAGCGCTGGACCGGCTTTCACAAGCACGTTTGACAACAACACCCCCCGATTTCGCCAAGGAGTTTCCCGATGCCGACCACGAGCAAAGGCTTTCCGCTCATGCTGACCTTCGACCTGGACGCGGAGACCATGTGGACCGGCCGCGACCCGGCCAACGCCAAGCGGCCCATCCTGATGTCGCAGGGCGCCTACGGCTGGAAGGTCGGCATGCCGCGCATCCTGGCGCTGCTGGCGCGCTACGGCATCAGCGCCACCTTCTTCATCCCCGGCGAAGTGGCCGACAAGCACCCGGACCTGGTGCGCGAAGTGGTCGACAAGGGCCATGAAGTGGCGCACCACAGCTACAGCCACCGCTGGATCGTCAACCTGAGCCCCGCCGAAGAGCGCGAGGAAATGGAGCGCGGCATGGAAACGCTGACGCGCCTGGCCGGCACCCGGCCGCGCGGCTGGCGCTCGCCGGCGGCGGAGTTCAGCGCCATCACGCTCGACCTGCTCAAGGAATACGGCTTCGACTACTCGTCGAACTTCTTCGACGACGACTCGCCCTACTTGCTGGAGATCGGCGGCGAGCGCACCGACATCGTCGAGCTGCCCTTCCGCTGGGTGCTGGACGACGCGCCCTTCTTCCAGTACTCGATCACCCTGCCCGGCCGCACGCTGCAGGCGCCCTCGGCGGTGCTCGAGGCATGGACCAGCGAGTTCGACATGCTCCATGCCGAAGACCGGATGATGATGGTCGGCATGCACCCGCAGATCATCGGCCAGCCTTCGCGGCTCAAGGTGCTCGAAGGCCTGATCGAGCATGCGCTCGCGCACTCGGGCGTGTGGATCGACCGCTGCGACCGCATCTCCGACGACATGCGGCCGCGCCTGAAGGCGGCCGTCGCAGCATGACCGGCGCGGCTTCTACCGGCTTGCGCTTCGTCGTGAGCGGCGGCGCCAGCGGCATCGGCCTTTCGGTGGCGCGGCTGGCGGTGCAGCGCGGCGCGCGCGTGGCGCTGCTCGACCTCGACCAAGCCGGCCTGGCCGCCGCCTGCGCGGCGCTGGGCGACGCCGCCCTGCCGCTGCCCTGCGACGTGGCCGACCCGCACGCGGTGCGGGCGGCGGTCGACGCCGCCGCCCACTGGCTCGGCGGTGTCGACGCGCTGGTGAACTCGGCCGGCATCGATTCGCTCAAGCCGCTGGAGCAGACCGGCGACAACGAATGGGCGCGCATGCTGGCCGTCAACCTCACCGGGCCGATGCTGCTGTGCCGCGCGGCCATGCCGCACCTGCGCGCGGCCGGCGGCGGCAGCATCGTCAACATCTCGTCGGGCGCGGGCCTGCGCCCGTTGCCCAACCGCACCGCCTACTGCGCCACCAAGGCGGCGGTCATCATGTTCGGCAAGGCGCTGTCCATCGAGGCCGCGGCCGACGGCATCCGCGTCAACGCGGTCTGCCCCGGCGCCATCGACACGCCCCTGTTCCGCACCAGCTACGAGAACAGCGACGACCCCGAGCGCACGCTGGAGGAAATCCGCCAGCGCTACGCCCTGGGCCGCGTCGCCGCGCCCGAGGAAGTGGCCGAGGCCGTGCTCTACCTGAGCGGCCCGGGCGCGAGCTACATCACCGGCACCGCGCTCGCCGTCGACGGCGGGCGCACCTTCCACTGAGGGGCCCGAAGCCATGACGTTCGACCGACGCACCGCCGTCGTCACCGGCGGCGGCCAGGGCATCGGCGCCGCGACGGTGCTCGACTTCCTGGACAAGGGCGCGCGCGTCGCCGTGCTCGACCTCGACTGCGCGCCGCTGCAGCAGCAACTCGCAGCCCTGCCGCCCGACACCGCCGCACGCTGCCTCTGCGTGGCGGGCGACTGCACCGACGCCGGCGTGGTCTCGGCCTTCTTCGACCGCGCCGAAGCCGAGCTGGGCGCGGTCGACATCCTCTTCAACAACGTGGGCCAGAGCGCGCGCGAACGCGGCGGCCCCTTCACCGAATCCGACGAAGCCGTGTGGCGCTTCGTCATCGAGGTATCGCTGCTCACCACCATGCGCGCCTCGCGCCGCGTCGCGCCCGGCATGAAGGCGCGCGGCTTCGGCCGCATCGTGAACATGAGCACCGACGCCGCCTTCGCCGGCGACGTGGGCCTGGCCGACTACGCCGCCGCCAAGATGGGCGTGGTCGGCTTCACGCGCTCGCTGGCGCGCGAGCTTGCGCCGCATGGCGTCACGGTGAATGCCGTGTGCCCCGGCGCGATCCGCACGAGAGCGCACGACAAGCTGCGGCCCGAGGTGCTCGCGAAGATCGTCGCCGACACGCCCGCCGGCTTCGTCGGCACGCCCGAGGATGTCGCGGCCACGGTGCGCTTCCTGGCGAGCGACGAAGCCCGCTTCATCACCGGCCAGACGCTGCTGATCGACGGCGGCCGCTGGATGCTCTGAGCCATCTACCGAAGGAAACGACCATGGACCTGATGGACCACAGCGCGACCGAACTCGCCGCGCTGATCCGCGACAGGAAGGCCTCGCCCGTCGAGGCGGTGCAGGCTGCGCTCTCGCGCATCGAGGCGCGCCGCGAACTCAACGCCTTCATCACCGTGACCGGCGAGCAGGCGCTCGATGCCGCGCGCCGCGCCGAAGCCGCGGTGATGGCCGGCGAAGCGCTCGGCCCCTTGCATGGCGTGCCCTACTCGGTGAAAGACCTCACGCTGACGGCCGGCGTGCGCACCACCATGGGCTCGGCCATCTACGAAGACTTCGTGCCCGAGGAAGACGCGGTGGCGGTGGCGCGCGCCAAGGCCGCCGGCGCCATCCTCATCGGCAAGACCACCACGCCCGAGTTCGGCCACAAGCAGGTGGCCACCGCGCCCATCTTCGGCCGCACGCTGAACCCGATCGACGCGCGCTACACGCCCGGCGCATCGAGCAGCGGCGCGGCTGTGGCCGTGGCGGCGGGGCTGGGTTCGCTGGCGCTGGGCACCGACGGCGGCGGCTCGATCCGCATTCCGGCGTCGTGCTGCGGCATCGTCGGGCTCAAGGCCACGCTGGGCGTGGTACCCAACCTGCAGGCGCCCGACCTGTACTCCGCCAACTCCTTCACCGGGCCGATGGCGCGCGACGTGGCCGACACGCAGTTGCTGTTCGACGCCATCAAGGGCTTCGATGCGCGCGACCCGTACGGGCTGTGCGGGCCGATGCCCCGTCGCGCCAGGCCCGCCTCGCTGCGCGGCCTGCGCGTGGCCTGGCTGCCCACCGCCGGCAACCCTGTCGACCCCGAAGTCGAGGCCGTGACCACCGCCGCCGTGAAAGCGATGGAGCGCGAAGGCGCGGTCGTCGAAACCGTGATGCTCGACTTCGTCTCGCTGGAGCGTCACTTCCTCGTAGTGCTGCAGTCGATGCTCGCCGCGCGCGTGGGCGCCAACCTCGAACGCTTCGGCGACCGGCTCGACGCGACGCTGATCGACGCGGTGCGCAAGGGCCGCCAGCACAGCGCCGTCGACCTGCACGAGGCCACCTTCGCCAAGACCCGCTGCTTCACCGAGCTGCAGGCGCTGTTCGGGCGCTTCGACGTGCTGGTGTCGCCCACCGTCTCCGCGCCGCCGCTGCCCATCGACATGGACGTGAGCGGCGAGGTCGAGATCGGCGGCAAGCCCGCCGGCACCATCCGCGGCGCCTGGTATCCGTACACCTATCCGATGAACCTCACCGGCCATCCCGCGCTGTCGATGCCCTGCGGCAAGAGCACGAACGGCCTGCCCATCGGGCTTCAGCTCGCGGGCCGCTGGTACGACGACGACTACCTGCTGGCCATCGCAGGCCTGGTCGAGCAGGCGCTCGGCTGAGCCTTCCTTCATTTCTTTTCAGAACCGAGACCTTCCATGCGCACGTTCGTTCGCCCTCTTCTTGCCTCCGCGGCCTTCATGCTGGCCACGCTCCCCACCGCGCATGCCGAATTGCCGACAGGGCTTGCGGGCGGCAACCTGAAGATCGTCGTCGGCTACGCAGCCGGTGGCGCGGCCGACACGGTCGCGCGGCTGTATGCGGAACAACTGAAGGACGCGGGCTTCGGCAGTGTGCTGGTCGACAACAAGCCCGGCGCCTCGGCCCGGCTCGCGTGGGACATGGTGAAGAAATCGAAGGCCGACGGCCTCACGCTCTATCTCGCGCCCTCGCCGCTGCTCACCATCCTGCCGCTGACCTACAAGACGCCCGGCTACGACGCGGACAAGGACCTGACGCCGGTCGCGCTGCTGGTGGAGATTCCCACCGCCGTCGTCACAGGCGCCTCGCAGCCCTACAGCAGCATGAAGCAGTACGTGGAGTGGGCGAAGAAGAACCCCAAGAAAGCCACGCTGGGCCTGGCGACCATCGGCAGCTCGGGGCACCTGGGTGCCTTCGCGCTGGCCAAGGCTCAAGGCTTCGAGGTCACGCCCGTGGCGTATCGCGGTGCGTCGCCGATGCTGATCGACGTGGTCGGCGGCGAGCTTTCGATGGGCTGGGACGCGGCCGCCAGCATGCTGCCGCTGTACAAGGGGGGCAAGATCAAGTTCCTGGGCCTGAGCGGCGACAAGCGCCTGGCCGCACTGCCCGACGTGCCGACCGCCAAGGAACAGGGCTTTGCCGAGTTCGTACCCGCGACGAGCTGGTACGCCGTGTACGCACCCGCCGGCACGCCGCCCGCTACCCTGGCCGCGCTGGAGCGCAGCTTCCTGGCGGCGGCGGCAAAACCGGAACTCGCGCGCAGCCTCGAAGCCGCCGGGCTGGTGGCCCACGCGGAAGGCCGGGCCGAGCTGGCGCAGCGCGCACAACGCGAGCGCGCCAACTGGGCGCCGATCGTCAAGGCGGCCGGCATCGTGGTCGACGAATGAACGCGCAAGAAAAGAAGCCGCCTGCCATGTCCGACGACTCGCTCTTCTTCACGCCCGCGACCGAGCTCCTGGGCATGATCCGCGCCCGCCAGCTCTCCCCGGTCGAGCTGGTGACGGCCGTGCTCGCGCGCGCCGAACGCCTGCAGCCGGTGCTGAACTGCTTCATCAATCTCACGCCCGAACGCGCGCTGGCCGAGGCCCGCCGCGCCGAGGCCGACATCGTGGCGGGCCGCCCGCTCGGCAGGCTGCACGGCATTCCATTCACCGTGAAGGACCTCGTCAACACCGAGGGCGTGCCCACCACCTTCGGCGCGGTCGTGCACCGCGACAACGTGCCCGCGGAAGACGCGGTGAGCGTGGCGCGGCTGCGCGCCGAAGGCGCCATCCTCATCGGCAAGACGACCACGCCCGAGTTCGGCTCGGGCCCGATGACCAATTCCCCGCTGTTCGGCAGCACGCGCAACCCGTGGGACCTGTCACGCACCAGCGGCGGCTCCAGCGGCGGCGCGGCGGCGGCCACTGCAGCCGGCATCGCGCCGCTGGCCATCGCCACCGACGGCGGCGGCTCGACGCGCATCCCGGCGGCATGCAACGGCGTGGTGGGCCTGAAGCAGTCGAACGGCGTGATCCCGCACAGCCAGGCGCAGGACCTGTTCGCCAACCAGACCTACGTGACCCCGACCACGCGCACGGTCGCGGACACCGCGCTGATGCTGCAGGTGATGGCCGGCCCCAGCGCCGTGGACCCGTGGTCGCTGGGCCTGCGCGCGCATGACTACGTCAAGGAATCGGTGCCGGAGGGCGACCTGCGCGGCAAGCATCTGCTGTACTGCCTCACGCCCTCGGGCCGCCCGGTGTCGCGGGACGTCACCGAAGGGTTCTCTGCCGCGCTGCAGACCCTGGCGTCGCTGGGCGCGACGCTGGAGCCCTTCGACAGCAGCGGCTTCGACGTCGAGCCCATCTGGCGCGCCATCAACCACACCGTGTGGCGCGCACGCTTCGCGCCGCTGGTGGAGAAGCATCCCGACAGCTTCAGCGACACCTTCAAGCGGCAGATCGCCTCCGCAGCTCATGTGAGCGGCGTCGAGTACCAGGAGGCGATGTTCGCGCGCTCGGCGCTGTTCAAGCGCGTGCAGGGCCTGCTCGCGAAGGCCGACGCGCTGGTCATGCCCACGCTGACACGCAGCGCACTGCCGCTCGGACAAGACCTGTTCGGCACCATCGACATCGACGGCCAGCAGTTCGACAACGTGCGCGCCCATTGGTATCCGTGGACCATGCTGTTCAACATGACCGGGCATCCGGCCATCAGCGTGCCCATGGGCTTCGGCCGCGACGCGATGCCGCTGGGGCTGCAGCTGGTCGGCCGCTTCCATGGCGACGCCGAACTGCTGCAGATGGCGGGACAGTTCGAGGCGGCGGTGGACCTCGGCGCGCGCCGGCCGCCCGGCCTCTGATCAGCGCCGACGCGCGGCAGGCGCCACCGAGGCCTGCGCCTCGATCAGGTCATAGAGCGCCTGCGCCGCCGGCGAAAGCCGCGCGGTCTTGCGCGTCATCAGCACCAGGGTGCGCGACACCTTGGGTTCCGTGAGCTCGACGATGCGCAACGTGGGGTACGCGCCCTTCTGCAAAGCAAGCCGGGGCACCACCGCAGCCGCCACGCGTTCGGCGACCAGCCCCACCGCCGTCGAGCTGCGCTGCACTTCGTAGAAAGCCTGCAGGCTGGCCGAGGCCGCGCCCAGCGCCAGGTCGAGCAGCGGGCGGTTCTCGCTCGCGTGGCCCGCGAAGATCAACGGATGCGGCTCCAGCTGGCGCCAGGCGATGCGCTTGCGTTGCGCCAGCGGATGCGCCTCGTGGCAGATGAGCACGTACTCGTCTTCGATCAGCGGCACGCTCTGCAGCTCCGGCGAATGCGCGCCCACCATGCCGATGCCGAACTCCACCTCGCGGTGCAGCACCGCATTCGCCACGGCCGCCGACGAGTGATCGAGGATCTTGATGCGGTTGTGCGGATGTTTGGCCGAATAGGCCTTCATGATGCGCGGCAGGAACTGCACGCCCGCCGTGGGCACGCAGGCGATCGACACGTCGCCGCGCTCCGCCTTGCCGGTCTCGCGGATCTCGAGCAGTGAATCGGCCAGCTCCACCAGCAGGCGTCGCGCGCGCGGCACGAAGTCGCGGCCGATGGTGGTGAGTGCCACCGAGCGCGTTGTGCGCTCCACCAGCGCCACGCCCAGAAACTCTTCCAGCTTGCGCAGCCGCTGCGTGATGGCGGTCTGCGTGACATTGAGCGCGCCGGCCGCTGCCTGGAAGCTGCCTTCGTCGGCAATGGCCACGAAAGCCTGGATACCGAGGATGTCGATCTTCATCAGATTTATGAATCAATGGCCAGAATAAATTCATTTTACGTAGCGGCTCCTGCTCGGCAAACTCGCCGCCAGAACAGCAAAGGAACCCCACGATGACCTGGTCAGCCAAGCAATATTCGGCCTTCGAAGAAGAACGCACCCGCCCCGTGCGGGACCTCGTGGCCGCCCTGCCGCAGCGCGAAGCGCGCACCGCCGTCGACCTGGGCTGCGGCCCCGGCAACTCCACCGAAGTGCTTGCACAGCGCTTTCCCGGCGCACGGGTCAGCGGCATGGACAGCTCCGACGACATGATCCAGGCCGCGCGCAAGCGCATGCCCGGCGTGAACTTCGACGTGGCCGACATCGCCACATGGCAGCCCGCGGAGCCGGTCGACGTGATCCTTGCCAACGCATCGCTGCAATGGCTGCCCGATCACGCCACGCTCTACCCCCGGCTCGCACGGCAGCTCGCACCCGGCGGCAGCCTCGCGATCCAGACGCCCGACAACCTCGAGGAGCCCGCGCACCGCCTCGCCCGCGAAACCGCGAAAGACCCGCGCTGGGCCGACCGCATCGGCGACGTGCGCCATCCCGCGCGGCACGGCGCCATCGACTACTACGAGATGCTGCGTCCGCACTGCAGCCGCGTCGACGTATGGCGCACCACCTACTACCACCCGCTCGCGGGCGGCGCGGCGGCGGTGGTCGAATGGTTCAAGGGCTCGGCGCTGCGGCCTTACCTGGCGCTGCTCGACGCCGAACAGCAGGCCGGTTTTCTGGCGAGCTACCTGGCGGTGATTGCGAAGGCCTACCCGGCGCTGAAGGACGGCAGCGTGCTGCTGCCGTTCCCGAGGCTCTTCATCGTCGCGACGCGCTGAAGAGCGACAGCTTCAACCGCCGCGCCAACCCCTGGCCGCGGCCCGGGCCAGATTCGAGCGCACCACGAGCCGGTGAAACGGCGAGATCACGAACAGGTAGAGGCGGCCGAGCGCGTTGTGGCAATGCACGGCGGTGGTCACGACCAGCTCGCGCGGCTCGCCGTTCGCCGAGCGGCGAAGCAATACCGAAGCCCTGAAGTCCAGGTGCTTGTCGTCGTCGCCGATGATCAGTTCGTCGGGCTGCCGGCCCACGATGGGAAGGAAGTCGATGCGCGCCGACGCATCGGTGCCCAGTTCGTGCCGCAACTGCCCCGAGGTCTTCACGCCGAAGGGCCGGACGATGGCATCCCGGCAGGCCAGCAACGCGCGAAACCATGGCGCCGGATCGCTGAACACGGCCCGGGCCAGCGCCTCCGCGTCCCGCGGCGCTTCGGCCGGCAGCGTGACCGCGAAAGCATCCGCAAGATGTGCGCCGCCGAACAGATGGGCGATCGCGCTTTCCGCCGGCAACGCGACGGCCCTGACGCTGTGCGTGTTCATGGCCCCATTGTGCGACTCGGCCGGAACCACGTACGCTCTCAGGGCGAGAAGCCCGAGCGCCGCACCACCGGTTCCCATTGCTGGCGATAGGCCTTGAGCATCTGCGCGGTCTCGGCCGTCGAGCTGACCACCGGCGTGATGTAGGCCGCCTCGGCCGCCTTTTGCAGGCCGGGGTCGCGCATCGCGTCGCGGATGGCATTGGCCACCAGCTGCACCTTGGCGGGCGCCATCGTGCTGGGCGCGAAGAAGGTGTTCCAGCCGTCGGCGTCGATCTTCATGCCGGCCTCGCGAAAAGTCGGGATCGTGGGTGCGAAGCTCGCGCGCTTCTTGCCCGACACGGCCAGGATGCGCACCTTGCCGGCCAGGGGCTGCGCATAGAGCGAATCCAGCGTGTCGATGGCGATCGGCAGCGTGCCGCCGATCAGGTCGGCCGACAACGGCGCCGATCCACCGTAGCCCTTGATCTGCGGCTGCACGCTCAGGGCGTCGCCCACCATCAGGCCGAAGAAGTGAGGCAGGCTGCCGGTGGCGGGCACGCCGAACACCGCTTCTTCCGGATGCGCCCAGAGCCGGCCCACCAGGAACATGGCACGGTCGAGCTGCAGCTTCTGGCCCACGGCCAGCGCGAAGTCGTAGCTGCTGACCTGCGACACGGGCACGAAGTCCTTGTCGGGGTCATAGCCCGCGTCCTTGATGACCAGTGGCGCAACCACCATCACCGCGGGGTTGCCGAGCATCAGCACGTTCTGCCCCGGCGGCGTGCGGCGCACTTCCTTGGCCGCGAGCCGGCCGCCCTCGCCGGGCTTGTTCTCGACGGTCACCGTCACGCCGAGCTTGGGCTCCAGCCGTTCGGCGACCAGGCGCGCGATGCGGTCGGTGGTGCCGCCGGCCGCGTAGCCGACCACCAGGGTCAGCGGGCCGTCCAGCGCCTGCGGCGCCTGGGCGTGAACGACGGGAGCGCAGGCGGCGAGCGCAAGGCCCCACGCCAGGAGCTTGCGCCTGGAAAAGAATGCGACCATCGAGTCTCCTGCCAGCGGCGGTTGTGGGCGAACGGACATGCGCGATGCCGTCGCGACGAGAATCGCCCGCCGGTCCCGGCCGCTGCCTGTGAAAATTTGTGACCGGTTTATACGCAGCCAATAAACAGTTGATCTAATCCATCAACCGCCTTCCGAGGCCAGCGAACCACAACGCCCAGCACCCTTAATCCATCCGTATGCAAGCCTTTCCCGATGCAGGGTCGCTGCGCGCGCCCCGCTCCCTGGACGACCTGTTGCTCTACAGGTTGTCGCGCGCCATGCGCACCAGCAGCGGCATGGCCACGCGCATGGTCGAAGGCGGCTTCGGCATCACGCGGCGCGAGTGGGGAATGATCGGCACGCTCGCGCAGCGCGGCGAAATGACTTCTTCCGCGCTGGCCGCCCATCTGCACCTGGACCGGGTGCGCACCTCGCGCGGGCTGCGCAGCCTCGTCGAAAAGAAACTGGTGACGCGGCGGCAGGATGCCGAAGACCGGCGCGAAGTGCATGTGTGCCTGAGCGCCTCGGGCGAGCAGCTGTACGGCAAGCTGTTCCCGCGCATCGCGGGGCTCAACATCGAGCTGCTCGAGGGCATCACGCCCGATCACCTGGAGATTTTTCTCCAGTGCCTGCAGCACCTCGAGCAGCGCGGCAACGAACTGAGCGCGCAGGGCGTGGTCATGGAAAAAGCCGACCGGCGCTCGGGCGGCACGCGCCACCGCTGGCCCGAGCGCGAGGCCGGCGGCGGCTGAAGGCAGCGAAGGCTCAGGCCTGCACGTCCACCGTTCCGCCGATGGGCACGCCTTCGGCGTTGGTGCGATTGCCGTGGCCGCTGTGCTTGGCGCTGCTCACCGCCTTGGAGACCGATTCCAGCGCCTCCTTCTGGACCTGCGAGGTCCGCAGCATGTTGATCTGCTGCTGCAGCATGATGACCTGCGCGGCCATCGCCTGCAGCTGCATCTGGATCGCCTTGCGCGCTTCTTCATTGGGCGCCTTGAGCAAGTCGCCCTGCGTGTCGGCGATCTTCTTCTGCGTGTCGGTGATCTGCCGCTGGATCTTCGCGATCTGGGCGTTCACGTCGCTCCCGCCGCCGCTCGCGGGCGTCGTGGCTCCGATGGCTGCAACCATGCTTTTTCTCCGTCCTTGATGTGTAGACCGAGGTATATCGGCAGCGCGGCGGAAAAATGAAGGCCGGCGTTGTCGTTACTTCGGCAGATACGGCGCGATGTACCTGAAGGCATTCGTCACGTACGCCTCTTTCTCGCCCACCGGTGCCACGTAGTGCAGCGCCGCTTCGGCGGCTTCGCGCCCCTCGCTGCGGGCGATGATCCACGCGGCCAGGTAGGGCGACGCAAAACAGCCGCCCGCCGTGGCGACGTTGCCGCTGGCAAAGAAAGGCTGGTTCAGCACCTCGACGCCCGCCGCCTGCACCCACGGCTTGGTGGTCAGGTCGGTGCAGGCCGGCACGCTGCCGAGCAGGCCCAGTCTGGCAAGGATCAGGGTGCCCGAGCACTGGGCCGCGATGAGCTGGCGGCCGGGGTCCATCGCCAGGCGCTCCATCAGCTCCGGGCTCTCGACGACTTCGCGCGTGCGCACGCCGCTGCCGACGACCACGGCCTCGGCCGAGCGCGCCTCCTCGAGCAGCGACTGGGCGCGCACGGTGACGCCGTTCATGGA
This region includes:
- the tam gene encoding trans-aconitate 2-methyltransferase — protein: MTWSAKQYSAFEEERTRPVRDLVAALPQREARTAVDLGCGPGNSTEVLAQRFPGARVSGMDSSDDMIQAARKRMPGVNFDVADIATWQPAEPVDVILANASLQWLPDHATLYPRLARQLAPGGSLAIQTPDNLEEPAHRLARETAKDPRWADRIGDVRHPARHGAIDYYEMLRPHCSRVDVWRTTYYHPLAGGAAAVVEWFKGSALRPYLALLDAEQQAGFLASYLAVIAKAYPALKDGSVLLPFPRLFIVATR
- a CDS encoding DUF2867 domain-containing protein; translated protein: MNTHSVRAVALPAESAIAHLFGGAHLADAFAVTLPAEAPRDAEALARAVFSDPAPWFRALLACRDAIVRPFGVKTSGQLRHELGTDASARIDFLPIVGRQPDELIIGDDDKHLDFRASVLLRRSANGEPRELVVTTAVHCHNALGRLYLFVISPFHRLVVRSNLARAAARGWRGG
- a CDS encoding tripartite tricarboxylate transporter substrate-binding protein, producing MVAFFSRRKLLAWGLALAACAPVVHAQAPQALDGPLTLVVGYAAGGTTDRIARLVAERLEPKLGVTVTVENKPGEGGRLAAKEVRRTPPGQNVLMLGNPAVMVVAPLVIKDAGYDPDKDFVPVSQVSSYDFALAVGQKLQLDRAMFLVGRLWAHPEEAVFGVPATGSLPHFFGLMVGDALSVQPQIKGYGGSAPLSADLIGGTLPIAIDTLDSLYAQPLAGKVRILAVSGKKRASFAPTIPTFREAGMKIDADGWNTFFAPSTMAPAKVQLVANAIRDAMRDPGLQKAAEAAYITPVVSSTAETAQMLKAYRQQWEPVVRRSGFSP
- a CDS encoding MarR family winged helix-turn-helix transcriptional regulator, encoding MQAFPDAGSLRAPRSLDDLLLYRLSRAMRTSSGMATRMVEGGFGITRREWGMIGTLAQRGEMTSSALAAHLHLDRVRTSRGLRSLVEKKLVTRRQDAEDRREVHVCLSASGEQLYGKLFPRIAGLNIELLEGITPDHLEIFLQCLQHLEQRGNELSAQGVVMEKADRRSGGTRHRWPEREAGGG
- a CDS encoding FlxA-like family protein; protein product: MVAAIGATTPASGGGSDVNAQIAKIQRQITDTQKKIADTQGDLLKAPNEEARKAIQMQLQAMAAQVIMLQQQINMLRTSQVQKEALESVSKAVSSAKHSGHGNRTNAEGVPIGGTVDVQA
- a CDS encoding DJ-1/PfpI family protein gives rise to the protein MHIAILTFDGFNELDSLIALGVLNRIKKPGWRVTLCCPTPEVTSMNGVTVRAQSLLEEARSAEAVVVGSGVRTREVVESPELMERLAMDPGRQLIAAQCSGTLILARLGLLGSVPACTDLTTKPWVQAAGVEVLNQPFFASGNVATAGGCFASPYLAAWIIARSEGREAAEAALHYVAPVGEKEAYVTNAFRYIAPYLPK